The following proteins come from a genomic window of Malus domestica chromosome 02, GDT2T_hap1:
- the LOC103449823 gene encoding mitogen-activated protein kinase kinase 6 has translation MKTKTPLNLNLKQLKLNVPAQEANIKSFLTASGTFHDGDLRLNQKGLRLISEEKETPDQTSDSKELNFEITLEDLETIKVIGKGSGGVVQLVRHKWVGKLFALKVIQMNIQEEIRKQIVQELKINQAAQCPHVVVCHHSFYHNGAISLVLEYMDRGSLADVIRQVNTILEPYLAVVCKQVLQGLVYLHNERHVIHRDIKPSNLLVNHQGQVKITDFGVSASLASSMGQRDTFVGTYNYMSPERISGSTYDYSSDIWSLGLVVLECAIGRFPYMQSEDQQSWPSFYELLEAIVESPPPSAPPDQFSPEFCSFVSSCIQKDPQRRSSSLDLLGHPFIKKFENKDIDLGILVGSLEPPVNFPR, from the exons ATGAAGACGAAGACGCCattgaatttgaacttgaaGCAGCTCAAGCTCAATGTCCCTGCTCAAGAAGCCAACATCAAGTCCTTTCT GACTGCCAGTGGCACATTTCATGACGGCGATCTGCGTCTGAACCAGAAAGGATTGCGGCTTATCTCTGAAGAAAAGGAGACCCCA GATCAAACTTCTGACAGTAAGGAGCTCAACTTTGAAATTACATTGGAAGATCTTGAGACTATCAAAGTGATCGGGAAGGGAAGTGGTGGTGTAGTACAACTTGTTCGTCATAAATGGGTCGGAAAACTATTTGCCTTGAAG GTGATTCAGATGAACATACAAGAGGAAATTCGTAAACAGATTGTGCAGGAGCTAAAAATAAACCAAGCAGCACAATGTCCACATGTGGTGGTTTGTCACCACTCATTCTATCACAACGGGGCCATTTCTCTTGTGTTAGAATATATGGACCGGGGGTCTCTTGCAGATGTGATCAGACAAGTTAACACAATTCTTGAACCATATCTTGCAGTCGTTTGTAAACAG GTTTTACAAGGTCTAGTGTACTTGCATAATGAAAGACATGTGATACATAGAGACATAAAACCATCCAATCTGCTAGTAAACCATCAAGGGCAGGTGAAGATCACCGATTTTGGCGTGAGTGCTTCGCTAGCTAGCTCTATGGGTCAAAGAGACACATTCGTTGGTACTTACAATTACATGTCG CCGGAGAGGATTAGCGGGAGTACTTATGACTATAGCAGTGATATTTGGAGTTTAGGCTTGGTGGTACTCGAGTGTGCCATCGGTAGGTTTCCTTACATGCAATCTGAAGATCAACAAAGCTGGCCAAGCTTTTATGAGCTTTTGGAGGCAATTGTGGAAAGTCCACCACCTTCAGCTCCTCCGGATCAGTTCTCCCCCGAGTTCTGTTCTTTCGTGTCTTCCTG CATACAGAAGGACCCTCAACGCAGATCATCATCTTTGGACCTTTTG GGTCACCCCTTCATCAAGAAATTCGAAAACAAAGACATTGATCTCGGGATTCTGGTTGGCAGCTTAGAACCTCCTGTAAATTTTCCAAGATAG
- the LOC103426657 gene encoding protein OXIDATIVE STRESS 3-like yields the protein MGRREEEKRVLGNQNTEENHAYQVKQECWVFKEEHEEDICDTRSVEPFMENSMSSAESSFSSDLVEDAASSSSTSSSSSNGPLFELSDLMIHLPIKRGLSKCYEGKSQSFTTLASATSLEDLAKKVEPYRKKMKPCKSFGGAFDGHKSPYLSPKSIISKKTSRGGSFLYSISNRGKLLG from the exons ATGGGTCGTcgtgaagaagaaaagagagtttTGGGGAATCAAAATACAGAAGAAAATCATGCTTATCAAGTTAAACAGGAATGCTGGGTTTTCAAGGAAGAACATGAAGAAGATATTTGTGACACGAGATCTGTTGAACCCTTCATGGAAAACTCTATGAGCTCCGCGGAATCATCATTTTCATCTGACTTGGTTGAAgatgctgcttcttcttcttctacctcgtcgtcgtcgtcgaaCGGCCCGCTTTTCGAATTATCTGACCTAATGATCCATCTTCCTATCAA GAGAGGTTTATCAAAATGTTACGAAGGAAAGTCACAATCGTTCACAACCCTAGCAAGTGCGACGAGCTTGGAGGATCTGGCAAAAAAGGTGGAACCTTACAGGAAGAAAATGAAGCCATGCAAGAGCTTTGGTGGCGCTTTTGATGGTCACAAATCACCATATCTTTCTCCAAAATCCATTATTTCAAAGAAAACTTCGAGAGGAGGGTCTTTCTTGTATTCCATTAGTAACAGAGGAAAATTATTGGGTTAA
- the LOC114819410 gene encoding glucan endo-1,3-beta-glucosidase 13-like — translation MGSGFFRLIIATSLLLTLLDVCRGSTIGICYGRNADDLPTPDKAAQLVQLHNIKYVRIYDSNIQVLKAFANTGVELMIGVPNSDLLAFSQFQSNVDTWLKNSILPYYPATKITYITVGAEVTESSSNISAQVMPAMRNVLTALKKVGLSKKIKLSSTHSLGVLSRSFPPSAGAFNSSHASFLKPLLEFLAENQSPFMVDIYPYYAYRDSPSNVTLDYALFDASSEVIDPNTGLVYTNMLDAQIDAIYYALMALNFKTIKVMITETGWPSKGSPKETAATPDNAQTYNTNLIRHVINNTGTPAKPGERLDVYIFSLFNENRKPGLESERNWGLFYPDQTSVYNLDFTGKSSVDMITETNVTSSNGTTPTWCIASSKASELDLQNALDWACGPGNVDCRAIQPSQPCFEPDNTVSHASYAFNNYYQQNGATEIACSFGGTGIKVDKNPSYDNCIYMTTGSNKTVPSNTTAISSTSSSSTMCGVPVWIFSCFLVTFMSLLSPETR, via the exons ATGGGAAGTGGGTTCTTCCGGCTTATCATTGCCACTTCACTGCTGCTTACACTCTTgg ATGTTTGCCGAGGAAGTACCATTGGAATTTGCTACGGTAGAAATGCTGATGATCTTCCGACGCCTGACAAAGCAGCGCAGCTTGTGCAGCTCCATAACATTAAATATGTTAGGATTTACGACTCCAACATACAAGTTCTCAAGGCCTTTGCAAACACTGGCGTTGAACTTATGATTGGGGTTCCAAATTCAGATTTGTTGGCGTTTTCACAGTTCCAATCCAATGTAGACACCTGGCTCAAGAACAGCATCCTGCCTTACTACCCAGCGACGAAGATCACATACATAACGGTTGGAGCTGAAGTTACTGAGAGCTCCAGTAATATCTCTGCCCAAGTAATGCCAGCCATGAGAAATGTCCTCACAGCCTTAAAAAAAGTTGGTCTGTCTAAGAAGATCAAATTATCAAGCACGCATTCCCTCGGTGTTCTGTCCCGATCATTTCCTCCCTCAGCAGGGGCCTTTAATAGCAGCCATGCGTCTTTCCTGAAACCGCTGTTGGAATTCCTCGCTGAAAACCAGTCACCCTTCATGGTTGATATTTATCCATACTATGCTTACAGAGATTCTCCAAGCAATGTCACTTTGGATTACGCTCTATTTGATGCATCGTCAGAAGTTATTGATCCAAACACTGGTTTGGTATACACTAACATGCTTGATGCTCAGATTGACGCTATATATTATGCGCTGATGGCCCTGAATTTCAAAACAATCAAAGTTATGATCACTGAGACGGGCTGGCCTTCAAAAGGATCGCCTAAAGAGACAGCTGCAACTCCTGATAATGCACAAACTTACAATACCAATTTGATTCGCCATGTCATTAACAATACTGGCACTCCTGCAAAGCCTGGAGAGAGGCTGGATGTGTACATCTTCTCTTTGTTTAACGAAAATAGGAAGCCAGGGTTGGAATCTGAGAGGAACTGGGGGCTATTTTACCCAGACCAGACTAGCGTCTACAACCTGGATTTCACTGGAAAAAGTTCGGTGGATATGATTACGGAGACTAATGTTACCAGTTCCAATGGAACGACACCGACATGGTGCATTGCTTCGAGTAAGGCTTCTGAACTCGACTTGCAGAATGCCTTGGATTGGGCTTGTGGTCCTGGGAATGTGGACTGTAGAGCTATTCAGCCTAGCCAGCCTTGTTTCGAGCCAGATAATACCGTTTCTCATGCATCGTACGCATTCAACAATTATTACCAGCAAAATGGGGCTACTGAAATTGCTTGCAGTTTCGGAGGAACAGGGATCAAGGTCGATAAGAACCCAA GCTATGACAACTGCATCTATATGACTACTGG GAGCAACAAAACCGTGCCAAGTAATACGACTGcaatatcttctacttcttcctcTTCCACAATGTGCGGAGTTCCGGTGTGGATTTTTAGTTGCTTTCTGGTGACTTTCATGTCATTACTTTCCCCGGAGACCAGATAA
- the LOC103406926 gene encoding putative F-box protein At1g26515 has product MGRDRRGWRPFRKFQSRESVGPRYLLMPVRKFQSSELEEKYRVTDIEVDDHPTPELPSEIIFTHILPRLPPKFLIKQCSSVCKSWSSLIRHHSFVTAYRNFQCSKGTTNLLLRKGDRFFSSQLNQEGNLTPATRLSTIDIEPKYYYSGVRSLDGLLVIGSDGDGPVTISNPSTGESIQLPHEKIDRKICPTYYIGFSPFTNEYKVLQILLGFDEKEDTIITLNIFTLGMDYSWRPLQVDVGDLPFDLQHPPFDMRSDRRSVCLHGAIHWLHEQSQSILVFDLGDEAFRVIPLPQEYDYTREWEWNDYSPDLPIVEVGGCVGVFVDNSQKQNPLWILKDYQNHVWVKETIPVLSTVRRYHDRWKLDCFGTIGAGDDLLLEVTVFGFSPGYDDSPPEYYLYNMKSKHERTLDFTFPTGMPSVYDYPEGPMKLIASYEDSIIPLKLHNSVTES; this is encoded by the exons ATGGGTCGAGACCGTCGAGGCTGGAGGCCTTTCAGaaaatttcaga GCCGGGAATCGGTCGGTCCTAGATATTTATTGATGCCGGTCAGAAAATTTCAGAGCAGTGAATTG GAAGAAAAATATAGAGTTACGgacatagaagttgatgatCATCCAACACCAGAGCTCCCAAGTGAGATCATATTCACGCATATACTCCCAAGGCTACCTCCCAAGTTCTTAATAAAGCAGTGCAGCAGCGTATGCAAGTCATGGTCCTCTCTCATCCGCCACCATTCCTTTGTCACTGCTTACCGCAACTTTCAGTGCAGCAAGGGTACTACTAACCTCCTTTTACGGAAGGGGGATCGTTTCTTCTCCTCCCAACTAAACCAAGAAGGGAATCTAACACCCGCCACCCGCCTTTCCACCATTGATATTGAACCGAAATATTATTACTCCGGGGTAAGAAGTTTGGATGGCTTACTGGTTATTGGATCCGATGGTGATGGCCCTGTTACCATATCTAATCCTTCCACTGGAGAGTCTATCCAACTGCCCCATGAAAAAATCGACCGCAAGATATGCCCGACATATTACATTGGGTTCAGTCCATTTACAAACGAGTATAAGGTTCTCCAAATCTTATTGGGTTTTGATGAAAAAGAGGATACTATTATTACGTTGAATATTTTTACACTTGGTATGGATTATTCATGGAGGCCATTACAAGTAGACGTTGGCGATCTTCCTTTTGATCTCCAACATCCCCCCTTTGACATGAGAAGTGACAGGAGAAGTGTGTGTCTTCATGGGGCTATCCACTGGCTACACGAGCAGAGTCAAAGTATATTAGTATTTGACCTCGGCGACGAGGCATTCAGAGTTATTCCGCTTCCTCAGGAGTATGATTATACTAGAGAATGGGAATGGAATGATTATAGTCCGGATCTTCCTATAGTTGAAGTGGGAGGATGTGTGGGAGTGTTTGTTGACAACTCGCAGAAACAAAACCCGTTATGGATTTTGAAGGACTACCAAAACCATGTGTGGGTTAAGGAAACTATTCCCGTACTGTCGACAGTGAGACGATACCATGATAGGTGGAAACTTGATTGTTTCGGTACAATTGGCGCAGGTGATGACCTACTGCTTGAGGTCACTGTGTTTGGATTTTCACCGGGATATGATGACTCCCCACCTGAATATTATCTTTATAATATGAAGAGCAAACATGAGAGGAcacttgattttacttttccTACAGGGATGCCTTCTGTCTATGACTATCCAGAAGGACCAATGAAGTTGATTGCTAGTTATGAAGATAGCATCATCCCCCTTAAGCTTCACAACAGTGTCACAGAATCTTGA
- the LOC114819413 gene encoding profilin-2, translating into MSWQTYVDDHLMCEIEGNHLSAAAIIGHDGSVWAQSATFPQLKPEEVTGVMNDFNEPGSLAPTGLYLGGTKYMVIQGEPGVVIRGKKGPGGVTVKKSTMALLIGIYDEPMTPGQCNMVVERLGDYLIEQGL; encoded by the exons ATGTCGTGGCAAACGTACGTCGACGACCATCTGATGTGCGAAATCGAAGGCAACCACCTCTCCGCCGCCGCCATCATCGGCCACGACGGCAGCGTCTGGGCCCAGAGTGCCACCTTCCCTCAG TTGAAGCCTGAGGAGGTGACTGGCGTTATGAATGACTTCAATGAACCGGGCTCACTTGCTCCGACCGGGTTGTATCTTGGAGGGACCAAATACATGGTCATCCAGGGTGAACCAGGAGTTGTGATTCGAGGAAAGAAG GGCCCTGGTGGTGTTACTGTCAAGAAGAGCACAATGGCTTTGCTGATTGGGATTTATGACGAGCCGATGACTCCTGGCCAATGCAACATGGTTGTTGAGAGGCTTGGGGATTATCTCATTGAGCAGGGTCTCTAA